Proteins encoded within one genomic window of Solea senegalensis isolate Sse05_10M linkage group LG11, IFAPA_SoseM_1, whole genome shotgun sequence:
- the LOC122777086 gene encoding uncharacterized protein LOC122777086 isoform X2 — MDPSAILRLQSRNKIHSDFLRMKNEHNKIPADAKSSKLMSAPHLSKQDGENKDPGSSEMSRKAPARAGISRLPVLAKSLHLQTPSDFSQSHCRWEEKPLAGKSKKKKPCTRPVPFNLSQPKSSTTRKNQQPASVPQSQTGTHAVQLKNNAHLKHQNIHSKPSKHPAVLNCHMDSTQKSHGKTTENMSHLLGQSRPPNTSKASATLSNPLPAIALRNTRPQISSSSTSAHPALTNCLENMNLLSLKDPTKIKPASQNTELSTVKGENFQPDHMAFLSILRNEGIKATGLGSTTPQSKSYNYVPQRVSVMKSRQKVGATTGISKLVQFSPDATALQSILQNEGVTAGGLVGATPRKSVCPSGRSTSVYTARRVPLRKNHAEATGGSVVTFKETPLRTWTPQRVPDTRRQPISAMKWHQSTKQTPYVGTPGLKSCKTDLQPQQEQEVVQRLFDDQDEDLEENATQKHPDTQTDQLTVQASSTKPHCEEKFEKSKANTSEEEEEKEEERVGRQPFLQAPERESVIFFSTGKNLSRAPHFEKQKSSCEQQQQQQQQQMPCVSELPRPVNPSLQSLHRDTVVPKTCGVSHAVALLRKRLPPLEELRMDEEVATYTSVSVHAAPGFVLPRPRCGNPLASILHFEESCRFVPISFDVSSGPSSPLSSPKQER, encoded by the exons ATGGATCCGTCTGCGATTCTTCGTCTGCAAAGTCGGAACAAAATTCACAGCGACTTTCTGAG aatGAAGAATGAACATAATAAAATTCCAGCAGATGCAAAGTCTTCAAAGCTAATGTCTGCACCTCACCTTTCCAAACAAGACGGCGAAAACAAAGATCCGGGAAGCTCAGAGATGAGCAGAAAGGCTCCTGCACGAGCCGGCATAAGCAGGCTTCCTGTCCTTGCAAAGTCACTTCATCTCCAGACTCCCTCCGACTTCAGTCAGTCCCACTGTCGGTGGGAAGAGAAACCTCTGGCT GGTAAATCTAAGAAGAAAAAGCCATGCACCAGGCCTGTGCCTTTTAACCTGTCTCAGCCAAAGAGTTCAACGACCAGGAAAAATCAACAGCCTGCATCTGTGCCACAGTCACAGACTGGCACTCATGCTGTCCAGCTCAAAAACAATGCTCATCTAAAGCACCAAAACATACATTCTAAACCCTCTAAGCATCCAGCAGTGTTAAACTGCCACATGGACTCAACACAAAAGTCTCATGGAAAGACTACAGAGAATATGTCCCACCTGCTGGGACAGTCTCGTCCTCCCAACACCTCTAAAGCTTCAGCCACGTTGTCTAATCCTCTCCCAGCCATTGCACTGAGAAACACAAGGCCTCAGATCAGTTCATCTTCTACTTCTGCACACCCTGCTCTTACTAACTGCCTGGAAAACATGAACCTGCTCAGCCTTAAGGATCCAACCAAGATAAAGCCAGCGAGCCAGAACACTGAGCTTTCGACTG TCAAAGGGGAGAACTTCCAGCCCGACCACATGGCTTTCCTCAGTATCCTCCGTAATGAGGGAATAAAGGCCACAGGTCTGGGATCCACAACTCCACagtccaaatcatataactatGTG CCCCAGCGAGTGTCTGTGATGAAGAGTCGACAAAAAGTAGGAGCCACCACAG GAATATCAAAGTTGGTGCAGTTTTCCCCGGATGCCACCGCTCTACAAAGTATCCTCCAGAATGAGGGGGTGACCGCTGGAGGACTTGTTGGTGCCACACCACGGAAATCTGTGTGTCCGTCAGGCAGAAGCACATCAGTCTACACA GCTCGGAGAGTGCCCCTCAGGAAAAATCATGCAGAGGCGACGGGTGGATCAGTGG TAACTTTCAAAGAGACTCCACTGAGGACATGGACTCCACAGAGAGTCCCCGACACCAGACGTCAGCCCATATCTGCTATG AAATGGCATCAGTCGACAAAACAGACGCCGTATGTCGGCACTCCGGGGCTGAAGAGCTGCAAAACCGACCTTCAGCCACAGCAGGAG CAGGAAGTCGTCCAGAGATTATTTGATGATCAAGATGAGGACCTGGAAGAAAACGCGACACAAAAACatcctgacacacaaacagaccagCTCACAGTTCAAGCCTCAAGT ACCAAACCCCACTGCGAAGAAAAGTTTGAGAAAAGCAAGGCTAACacgagtgaggaggaggaggagaaggaagaggagagggtgGGACGACAGCCATTCCTCCAAGCACCAGAGAGAGAGTCGgtcatttttttctccacaggCAAAAATCTGTCCAGAGCTCCACATTTTGAGAAGCAGAAGAGTtcatgtgagcagcagcagcagcagcagcagcagcagatgccaTGTGTGTCAGAACTGCCCCGTCCTGTCAACCCTTCACTCCAGAGTCTGCACAGAG ACACCGTTGTTCCAAAGACTTGTGGTGTGAGTCATGCAGTGGCGTTGCTGCGTAAGCGTCTTCCTCCTCTGGAGGAGCTGCGTATGGATGAAGAGGTGGCCACCTACACCTCCGTGTCTGTCCACGCTGCTCCAGGGTTTGTTCTGCCCCGGCCTCGCTGTGGAAACCCACTGGCCTCCATCCTGCACTTTGAAGAATCCTGT AGATTTGTTCCGATTAGCTTCGATGTCTCCTCTGGTCCATCTTCTCCACTCAGCTCTCCAAAGCAGGAGAGATGA
- the LOC122777086 gene encoding uncharacterized protein LOC122777086 isoform X3 yields MDPSAILRLQSRNKIHSDFLRMKNEHNKIPADAKSSKLMSAPHLSKQDGENKDPGSSEMSRKAPARAGISRLPVLAKSLHLQTPSDFSQSHCRWEEKPLAGKSKKKKPCTRPVPFNLSQPKSSTTRKNQQPASVPQSQTGTHAVQLKNNAHLKHQNIHSKPSKHPAVLNCHMDSTQKSHGKTTENMSHLLGQSRPPNTSKASATLSNPLPAIALRNTRPQISSSSTSAHPALTNCLENMNLLSLKDPTKIKPASQNTELSTVKGENFQPDHMAFLSILRNEGIKATGLGSTTPQSKSYNYVPQRVSVMKSRQKVGATTGISKLVQFSPDATALQSILQNEGVTAGGLVGATPRKSVCPSGRSTSVYTARRVPLRKNHAEATGGSVAVTFKETPLRTWTPQRVPDTRRQPISAMKWHQSTKQTPYVGTPGLKSCKTDLQPQQEEVVQRLFDDQDEDLEENATQKHPDTQTDQLTVQASSTKPHCEEKFEKSKANTSEEEEEKEEERVGRQPFLQAPERESVIFFSTGKNLSRAPHFEKQKSSCEQQQQQQQQQMPCVSELPRPVNPSLQSLHRDTVVPKTCGVSHAVALLRKRLPPLEELRMDEEVATYTSVSVHAAPGFVLPRPRCGNPLASILHFEESCRFVPISFDVSSGPSSPLSSPKQER; encoded by the exons ATGGATCCGTCTGCGATTCTTCGTCTGCAAAGTCGGAACAAAATTCACAGCGACTTTCTGAG aatGAAGAATGAACATAATAAAATTCCAGCAGATGCAAAGTCTTCAAAGCTAATGTCTGCACCTCACCTTTCCAAACAAGACGGCGAAAACAAAGATCCGGGAAGCTCAGAGATGAGCAGAAAGGCTCCTGCACGAGCCGGCATAAGCAGGCTTCCTGTCCTTGCAAAGTCACTTCATCTCCAGACTCCCTCCGACTTCAGTCAGTCCCACTGTCGGTGGGAAGAGAAACCTCTGGCT GGTAAATCTAAGAAGAAAAAGCCATGCACCAGGCCTGTGCCTTTTAACCTGTCTCAGCCAAAGAGTTCAACGACCAGGAAAAATCAACAGCCTGCATCTGTGCCACAGTCACAGACTGGCACTCATGCTGTCCAGCTCAAAAACAATGCTCATCTAAAGCACCAAAACATACATTCTAAACCCTCTAAGCATCCAGCAGTGTTAAACTGCCACATGGACTCAACACAAAAGTCTCATGGAAAGACTACAGAGAATATGTCCCACCTGCTGGGACAGTCTCGTCCTCCCAACACCTCTAAAGCTTCAGCCACGTTGTCTAATCCTCTCCCAGCCATTGCACTGAGAAACACAAGGCCTCAGATCAGTTCATCTTCTACTTCTGCACACCCTGCTCTTACTAACTGCCTGGAAAACATGAACCTGCTCAGCCTTAAGGATCCAACCAAGATAAAGCCAGCGAGCCAGAACACTGAGCTTTCGACTG TCAAAGGGGAGAACTTCCAGCCCGACCACATGGCTTTCCTCAGTATCCTCCGTAATGAGGGAATAAAGGCCACAGGTCTGGGATCCACAACTCCACagtccaaatcatataactatGTG CCCCAGCGAGTGTCTGTGATGAAGAGTCGACAAAAAGTAGGAGCCACCACAG GAATATCAAAGTTGGTGCAGTTTTCCCCGGATGCCACCGCTCTACAAAGTATCCTCCAGAATGAGGGGGTGACCGCTGGAGGACTTGTTGGTGCCACACCACGGAAATCTGTGTGTCCGTCAGGCAGAAGCACATCAGTCTACACA GCTCGGAGAGTGCCCCTCAGGAAAAATCATGCAGAGGCGACGGGTGGATCAGTGG CAGTAACTTTCAAAGAGACTCCACTGAGGACATGGACTCCACAGAGAGTCCCCGACACCAGACGTCAGCCCATATCTGCTATG AAATGGCATCAGTCGACAAAACAGACGCCGTATGTCGGCACTCCGGGGCTGAAGAGCTGCAAAACCGACCTTCAGCCACAGCAGGAG GAAGTCGTCCAGAGATTATTTGATGATCAAGATGAGGACCTGGAAGAAAACGCGACACAAAAACatcctgacacacaaacagaccagCTCACAGTTCAAGCCTCAAGT ACCAAACCCCACTGCGAAGAAAAGTTTGAGAAAAGCAAGGCTAACacgagtgaggaggaggaggagaaggaagaggagagggtgGGACGACAGCCATTCCTCCAAGCACCAGAGAGAGAGTCGgtcatttttttctccacaggCAAAAATCTGTCCAGAGCTCCACATTTTGAGAAGCAGAAGAGTtcatgtgagcagcagcagcagcagcagcagcagcagatgccaTGTGTGTCAGAACTGCCCCGTCCTGTCAACCCTTCACTCCAGAGTCTGCACAGAG ACACCGTTGTTCCAAAGACTTGTGGTGTGAGTCATGCAGTGGCGTTGCTGCGTAAGCGTCTTCCTCCTCTGGAGGAGCTGCGTATGGATGAAGAGGTGGCCACCTACACCTCCGTGTCTGTCCACGCTGCTCCAGGGTTTGTTCTGCCCCGGCCTCGCTGTGGAAACCCACTGGCCTCCATCCTGCACTTTGAAGAATCCTGT AGATTTGTTCCGATTAGCTTCGATGTCTCCTCTGGTCCATCTTCTCCACTCAGCTCTCCAAAGCAGGAGAGATGA
- the LOC122777086 gene encoding uncharacterized protein LOC122777086 isoform X1, whose amino-acid sequence MDPSAILRLQSRNKIHSDFLRMKNEHNKIPADAKSSKLMSAPHLSKQDGENKDPGSSEMSRKAPARAGISRLPVLAKSLHLQTPSDFSQSHCRWEEKPLAGKSKKKKPCTRPVPFNLSQPKSSTTRKNQQPASVPQSQTGTHAVQLKNNAHLKHQNIHSKPSKHPAVLNCHMDSTQKSHGKTTENMSHLLGQSRPPNTSKASATLSNPLPAIALRNTRPQISSSSTSAHPALTNCLENMNLLSLKDPTKIKPASQNTELSTVKGENFQPDHMAFLSILRNEGIKATGLGSTTPQSKSYNYVPQRVSVMKSRQKVGATTGISKLVQFSPDATALQSILQNEGVTAGGLVGATPRKSVCPSGRSTSVYTARRVPLRKNHAEATGGSVAVTFKETPLRTWTPQRVPDTRRQPISAMKWHQSTKQTPYVGTPGLKSCKTDLQPQQEQEVVQRLFDDQDEDLEENATQKHPDTQTDQLTVQASSTKPHCEEKFEKSKANTSEEEEEKEEERVGRQPFLQAPERESVIFFSTGKNLSRAPHFEKQKSSCEQQQQQQQQQMPCVSELPRPVNPSLQSLHRDTVVPKTCGVSHAVALLRKRLPPLEELRMDEEVATYTSVSVHAAPGFVLPRPRCGNPLASILHFEESCRFVPISFDVSSGPSSPLSSPKQER is encoded by the exons ATGGATCCGTCTGCGATTCTTCGTCTGCAAAGTCGGAACAAAATTCACAGCGACTTTCTGAG aatGAAGAATGAACATAATAAAATTCCAGCAGATGCAAAGTCTTCAAAGCTAATGTCTGCACCTCACCTTTCCAAACAAGACGGCGAAAACAAAGATCCGGGAAGCTCAGAGATGAGCAGAAAGGCTCCTGCACGAGCCGGCATAAGCAGGCTTCCTGTCCTTGCAAAGTCACTTCATCTCCAGACTCCCTCCGACTTCAGTCAGTCCCACTGTCGGTGGGAAGAGAAACCTCTGGCT GGTAAATCTAAGAAGAAAAAGCCATGCACCAGGCCTGTGCCTTTTAACCTGTCTCAGCCAAAGAGTTCAACGACCAGGAAAAATCAACAGCCTGCATCTGTGCCACAGTCACAGACTGGCACTCATGCTGTCCAGCTCAAAAACAATGCTCATCTAAAGCACCAAAACATACATTCTAAACCCTCTAAGCATCCAGCAGTGTTAAACTGCCACATGGACTCAACACAAAAGTCTCATGGAAAGACTACAGAGAATATGTCCCACCTGCTGGGACAGTCTCGTCCTCCCAACACCTCTAAAGCTTCAGCCACGTTGTCTAATCCTCTCCCAGCCATTGCACTGAGAAACACAAGGCCTCAGATCAGTTCATCTTCTACTTCTGCACACCCTGCTCTTACTAACTGCCTGGAAAACATGAACCTGCTCAGCCTTAAGGATCCAACCAAGATAAAGCCAGCGAGCCAGAACACTGAGCTTTCGACTG TCAAAGGGGAGAACTTCCAGCCCGACCACATGGCTTTCCTCAGTATCCTCCGTAATGAGGGAATAAAGGCCACAGGTCTGGGATCCACAACTCCACagtccaaatcatataactatGTG CCCCAGCGAGTGTCTGTGATGAAGAGTCGACAAAAAGTAGGAGCCACCACAG GAATATCAAAGTTGGTGCAGTTTTCCCCGGATGCCACCGCTCTACAAAGTATCCTCCAGAATGAGGGGGTGACCGCTGGAGGACTTGTTGGTGCCACACCACGGAAATCTGTGTGTCCGTCAGGCAGAAGCACATCAGTCTACACA GCTCGGAGAGTGCCCCTCAGGAAAAATCATGCAGAGGCGACGGGTGGATCAGTGG CAGTAACTTTCAAAGAGACTCCACTGAGGACATGGACTCCACAGAGAGTCCCCGACACCAGACGTCAGCCCATATCTGCTATG AAATGGCATCAGTCGACAAAACAGACGCCGTATGTCGGCACTCCGGGGCTGAAGAGCTGCAAAACCGACCTTCAGCCACAGCAGGAG CAGGAAGTCGTCCAGAGATTATTTGATGATCAAGATGAGGACCTGGAAGAAAACGCGACACAAAAACatcctgacacacaaacagaccagCTCACAGTTCAAGCCTCAAGT ACCAAACCCCACTGCGAAGAAAAGTTTGAGAAAAGCAAGGCTAACacgagtgaggaggaggaggagaaggaagaggagagggtgGGACGACAGCCATTCCTCCAAGCACCAGAGAGAGAGTCGgtcatttttttctccacaggCAAAAATCTGTCCAGAGCTCCACATTTTGAGAAGCAGAAGAGTtcatgtgagcagcagcagcagcagcagcagcagcagatgccaTGTGTGTCAGAACTGCCCCGTCCTGTCAACCCTTCACTCCAGAGTCTGCACAGAG ACACCGTTGTTCCAAAGACTTGTGGTGTGAGTCATGCAGTGGCGTTGCTGCGTAAGCGTCTTCCTCCTCTGGAGGAGCTGCGTATGGATGAAGAGGTGGCCACCTACACCTCCGTGTCTGTCCACGCTGCTCCAGGGTTTGTTCTGCCCCGGCCTCGCTGTGGAAACCCACTGGCCTCCATCCTGCACTTTGAAGAATCCTGT AGATTTGTTCCGATTAGCTTCGATGTCTCCTCTGGTCCATCTTCTCCACTCAGCTCTCCAAAGCAGGAGAGATGA